A genomic segment from Marinobacter subterrani encodes:
- a CDS encoding AMP-binding protein, translating into MAALPELLACEAQAHPSRIALQGPDSAFSYGQMMQAAEALAEQLRLLGVKRAGLCGDNSLAWILADLACLMTGVVCVPVPVFFSSSQTSHLIERASLDCLLSGEQGTGSEHLGHGVWLRHLPVTGAGAWMPEATSKITFTSGSTGTPKGVCLSSAQMTATTLALKERLDGVALQRHLCILPLATLLENIAGVYLPLLMGATVIVAPLQSLGMTGSSGLDLGSLVSGINQHRPHSLILVPELAMALVAAAEQRQLDSRPFRFLAVGGGRVSPELLARGRAAGLPLFEGYGLSECSSVVALNVPGAQCEGSVGKPLSHVELMVDTDRHIIVRGNTHLGYLGDEPEADDWLDTGDLGAMTPDGFLLVNGRAKNVLITSFGRNISPEWLESELIQALGAQQAVVFGDGEPNPSALVVIRDGRSPEQLRGDLAALNASLPDYARLQALYIRRDPLTQAAGHLTTNGRPVRHRIQSDLPTLLAAAFPLFSSTLSVNQSGDSHMAFFDRLQQETAEARAHVTGAPVVSAIAEGRFSLEAYTWFLTQAYHHVKHTVPLMMACGGRLPERMEFVRKALVEYIEEEYGHHEWILNDLEACGADKEQIRNGKPDLSIELMVSYLYDQINRCNPAAFFGMVQVLEGTSIELATPLGEQIQKLLGLPNQAFSYLYSHGALDQEHFEFFRNLMNDITDPDDQQAIIDAARVVYRLYGDMLHSIPLPADRKEQAHAAA; encoded by the coding sequence ATGGCCGCCTTGCCTGAACTGCTGGCCTGTGAGGCGCAGGCTCATCCTTCCCGCATTGCGCTTCAGGGGCCCGATTCGGCCTTCAGTTATGGCCAGATGATGCAGGCCGCCGAAGCGCTGGCCGAGCAGTTGCGGCTGCTGGGCGTCAAACGCGCCGGCCTGTGTGGCGACAACTCCCTGGCCTGGATCCTGGCGGACCTTGCCTGCCTGATGACGGGAGTGGTTTGCGTTCCGGTGCCGGTTTTCTTTTCCAGCTCCCAGACCTCGCATCTGATCGAGCGGGCAAGTCTCGACTGCCTGCTGTCTGGGGAGCAGGGCACCGGCAGCGAGCATCTCGGCCATGGGGTCTGGCTCCGGCATCTGCCGGTGACCGGCGCCGGGGCCTGGATGCCGGAAGCCACCAGCAAGATTACTTTCACGTCCGGCAGTACCGGTACGCCGAAGGGTGTGTGCTTGTCCTCGGCGCAGATGACAGCAACCACGCTGGCCCTGAAAGAGCGGCTCGACGGAGTGGCGCTGCAAAGGCACCTGTGCATCCTGCCACTGGCAACGTTGCTGGAAAACATTGCCGGGGTTTACCTGCCCCTGCTGATGGGCGCCACCGTGATTGTGGCGCCTTTGCAGAGCCTGGGGATGACCGGCAGCAGTGGTCTGGATCTGGGCAGCCTGGTGTCTGGCATCAACCAGCACCGGCCGCATTCACTGATTCTGGTACCCGAGCTGGCCATGGCGCTGGTGGCGGCCGCCGAACAGCGGCAACTGGACAGCCGGCCGTTCCGGTTCCTCGCCGTTGGCGGTGGCCGGGTCTCGCCGGAGTTGCTGGCCCGTGGCCGGGCTGCCGGGCTGCCTCTGTTCGAGGGCTATGGGCTGTCCGAATGCAGCTCTGTGGTCGCACTCAACGTGCCTGGCGCGCAGTGTGAAGGATCCGTTGGCAAGCCGCTTTCCCACGTCGAGCTGATGGTGGATACGGACCGCCATATCATTGTTCGCGGCAACACCCACCTGGGCTATCTCGGCGATGAGCCGGAAGCCGATGACTGGCTGGATACCGGGGATCTGGGCGCAATGACGCCAGACGGATTCCTGCTGGTGAATGGCCGTGCCAAGAATGTCCTGATTACCAGTTTTGGCCGCAACATCAGCCCAGAGTGGCTGGAGAGCGAGCTGATCCAGGCCCTGGGCGCCCAGCAGGCCGTGGTGTTCGGGGACGGTGAGCCAAACCCGAGCGCACTGGTGGTTATCCGGGATGGTCGTTCACCGGAGCAGTTGCGTGGCGACCTGGCCGCGCTCAATGCCAGTCTGCCTGACTATGCCCGGCTCCAGGCGCTCTATATCCGTCGCGACCCCCTGACGCAGGCCGCCGGCCACCTGACCACAAACGGCAGGCCGGTGCGCCACAGAATCCAGTCCGACCTGCCCACCCTGCTGGCAGCGGCTTTTCCACTATTTTCATCAACCTTATCCGTGAACCAGTCAGGAGACTCTCACATGGCATTTTTCGACAGATTGCAGCAGGAAACCGCCGAAGCCCGGGCCCACGTAACCGGTGCGCCGGTTGTCAGCGCGATTGCCGAGGGGCGTTTCAGCCTTGAGGCCTATACCTGGTTTCTTACCCAGGCCTACCACCACGTCAAGCATACCGTACCACTGATGATGGCCTGTGGTGGCCGGTTGCCAGAGCGTATGGAGTTCGTACGCAAGGCGCTGGTTGAGTACATCGAAGAGGAGTATGGCCACCACGAGTGGATTCTCAACGATCTGGAGGCCTGCGGGGCCGACAAGGAACAGATTCGCAACGGCAAGCCGGACCTGTCGATCGAGCTTATGGTCTCCTACCTGTATGACCAGATTAACCGGTGCAATCCGGCGGCCTTCTTCGGGATGGTCCAGGTTCTGGAAGGCACCTCCATTGAGCTGGCGACACCGCTGGGCGAGCAGATCCAGAAGCTGCTGGGTCTCCCCAACCAGGCGTTCAGCTACCTGTATTCCCATGGCGCCCTGGACCAGGAACATTTCGAGTTCTTCCGCAACCTGATGAACGACATCACCGATCCGGACGACCAGCAGGCCATCATTGATGCCGCCCGCGTGGTCTATCGACTCTACGGCGACATGTTGCACAGCATACCGCTGCCGGCGGACCGCAAGGAGCAGGCACATGCGGCTGCATGA
- a CDS encoding SDR family oxidoreductase, with product MRLHDRVFLLLGGTGGIGKSLVEPLVLAGAKVIVASRHPEKLAHRQGVALVPLDLAAADLDQQLLRLSEAYPDIDGVIHCAGQNRFAGLAAMSVSELDAQIAVNLRSAMLVARHFAPRFERAGYGALVFVGSTFGSIGFPGYTAYCATKFGLRGFTEALRRELADTPVQVVYVAPRATATDMNPEAVNELNRALGNSVDTPDSVASQILAAMKNDDRRRFLGWPEKLFVVINGVLPRIVDKAMLKQLPVIRRFLKPGVTS from the coding sequence ATGCGGCTGCATGATCGGGTGTTCCTGCTGCTGGGGGGCACCGGCGGTATCGGGAAGTCGTTGGTGGAGCCGCTGGTGCTCGCCGGCGCCAAGGTGATTGTCGCCTCACGGCATCCGGAAAAACTGGCCCATCGGCAAGGTGTCGCGTTGGTACCGCTGGATCTGGCAGCCGCCGATCTTGACCAGCAGTTGTTGCGCCTGAGCGAAGCCTATCCGGATATCGACGGTGTGATCCACTGCGCCGGCCAGAACCGTTTCGCCGGGCTTGCGGCCATGTCGGTCAGCGAACTGGATGCCCAGATTGCGGTCAACCTGCGCTCCGCCATGCTGGTGGCTCGGCATTTTGCGCCCCGGTTTGAGCGGGCCGGTTACGGCGCCCTGGTCTTTGTCGGCTCCACTTTTGGCAGCATTGGTTTTCCCGGCTATACCGCGTACTGCGCCACCAAGTTCGGTCTTCGGGGGTTCACTGAGGCCTTGCGCCGGGAGCTGGCGGACACGCCGGTTCAGGTCGTCTATGTGGCGCCCCGAGCGACGGCCACCGATATGAACCCGGAAGCGGTGAACGAACTGAATCGGGCCCTGGGTAACAGCGTTGATACGCCCGACTCGGTCGCCTCGCAGATTCTTGCGGCCATGAAGAATGATGACCGTCGCCGGTTCCTCGGCTGGCCGGAGAAACTGTTCGTGGTGATCAATGGCGTGCTCCCGCGCATCGTTGACAAGGCCATGCTCAAACAACTGCCGGTGATCCGGCGATTTCTCAAACCGGGAGTCACGTCATGA
- a CDS encoding tetratricopeptide repeat protein, with protein MVLIMAWVAATPLWAGDLETDLASIQQRWAEIQYQLPDDKKEKAFETLAGDAEKFVADYPGRAEPLIWQGIVLSTYAGAKGGLGALGLVKDARKSLEAALAIDENALDGSVYTSLGSLYYQVPGWPLGFGDDDKARKYLQKALAINPDGIDANYFFGDFLLDQGEPERARTYLQNALQAPDRPGRSVADAGRRKEAKALLETL; from the coding sequence ATGGTTCTGATCATGGCCTGGGTGGCTGCTACGCCACTCTGGGCCGGCGACCTTGAAACCGACCTGGCGTCTATTCAGCAGCGCTGGGCGGAAATCCAGTATCAGTTGCCGGATGATAAAAAGGAAAAAGCCTTTGAAACGCTGGCCGGCGACGCCGAGAAATTTGTGGCGGATTATCCCGGCCGGGCGGAGCCGCTGATCTGGCAGGGTATTGTGCTGAGCACCTATGCCGGCGCCAAGGGTGGCCTGGGCGCACTGGGGCTGGTAAAGGATGCCCGCAAATCACTGGAAGCGGCCCTGGCGATCGATGAGAATGCGCTGGACGGCTCCGTCTATACCTCGCTTGGAAGCCTCTACTACCAGGTGCCCGGCTGGCCGTTGGGCTTCGGTGACGATGACAAGGCCCGGAAGTACCTGCAAAAGGCACTGGCCATCAATCCCGACGGCATAGACGCCAATTACTTCTTTGGTGATTTCCTGCTGGACCAGGGCGAACCGGAGCGGGCCAGAACCTATCTCCAGAACGCTCTTCAGGCCCCTGACCGGCCTGGCCGGAGTGTCGCGGATGCCGGCCGCCGGAAGGAAGCCAAAGCGCTCCTGGAAACACTGTGA
- a CDS encoding MBL fold metallo-hydrolase codes for MRNPIVQHFFDEPTNTFSYVVRDPGSQACAILDSVLDFDYAAGRTDVRSADEIIEYVRSNDLTVEWILETHVHADHLSAAPYLHDKLGGKTGIGAHIRDVQEIFGKAFNAGSEFQRDGSQFDRLFREGDSFPIGSLEGRVLHTPGHTPACLTYVIGDAAFVGDTLFMPDYGTARCDFPGGDARTLYRSIQKVLSLPTETRIFLCHDYKAPGREVYQHMTSVAEQRRANVHVHEGVSEEEFVKMRTERDATLDMPRLILPSVQVNMRAGHLPPAEDNGQVYLKVPVNLF; via the coding sequence ATGCGCAACCCGATCGTTCAACATTTCTTTGATGAGCCCACCAACACCTTCAGTTACGTGGTTCGGGACCCGGGCAGCCAGGCCTGTGCCATTCTCGACTCGGTGCTGGATTTCGACTACGCCGCTGGCCGAACCGATGTGCGCTCTGCCGACGAAATCATCGAGTACGTTCGCAGCAATGACCTGACGGTTGAGTGGATTCTTGAAACTCACGTTCACGCCGATCACCTGTCGGCGGCACCCTACCTCCACGACAAGCTGGGAGGCAAAACCGGGATCGGCGCACATATCCGTGATGTGCAGGAGATTTTCGGCAAGGCGTTCAACGCCGGCAGCGAGTTTCAGCGCGACGGCAGCCAGTTCGATCGGCTGTTCCGCGAAGGGGATAGCTTCCCGATCGGTAGCCTTGAAGGTCGGGTGCTCCATACCCCGGGCCATACCCCCGCCTGCCTGACCTACGTCATCGGCGATGCCGCCTTTGTCGGTGATACGCTGTTTATGCCGGACTATGGCACGGCACGCTGCGACTTCCCCGGGGGCGATGCCCGTACCCTGTACCGGTCGATCCAGAAGGTGCTGTCACTGCCGACAGAAACCCGGATTTTCCTGTGCCACGATTACAAGGCACCGGGCCGGGAGGTATACCAGCACATGACATCGGTGGCCGAGCAGCGCCGCGCCAACGTGCATGTCCATGAAGGGGTGTCCGAGGAAGAGTTTGTGAAAATGCGAACCGAACGCGACGCCACGCTGGACATGCCCCGGCTGATTCTGCCGTCGGTACAGGTCAATATGCGTGCCGGGCACCTGCCACCTGCCGAAGACAACGGGCAGGTGTATCTGAAAGTTCCGGTTAACCTGTTCTGA
- a CDS encoding SulP family inorganic anion transporter: MNLKRYLPILEWAPRYGRGQATSDLVAAVIVTVMLIPQSLAYALLAGLPAQVGLYASILPLALYAVFGTSRTLSVGPVAVASLMTAAALAPLAEAGTPEYVAGAVLLAVMSGLMLALMGILRLGFLANFLSHPVISGFITASGIVIAASQLKHIFGVQASGHNLLEIARSLLLSIGQTNPATLAVGAGSLLFLMLARKRLKPLLVTLGLAPRMADILTKTAPILAVLLTTLVAWQFQLDERGVRLVGEVPRGLPALALPSLDMGLWQQLAVSALLISVVGFVESVSVGQTLAAKRRQRIDPDQELVGLGAANLGAGFSGGMPVTGGFSRSVVNFDAGAETPAAGAYAAGGIALATLFLTPAIAYLPKATLAATIIVAVATLIDLPALGRTWRYSRTDFGAMLATIILTLVHSVEAGIIAGVALSIGLFLYRTSRPHYAVVGRVPGTEHFRNVLRHKVEVCPTVTFLRVDESLYFANARFLEETVMDLMIREPELKDLVLVCPAVNLVDASALESLETINERMKDAGIRLHLSEVKGPVMDRLKGTQLLAHLGGEVFLSTFEAWQRLTGRGRLE, from the coding sequence ATGAACCTCAAACGCTATCTGCCCATCCTTGAGTGGGCACCTCGGTACGGCCGTGGCCAGGCCACCAGTGATCTGGTGGCTGCGGTCATTGTAACCGTGATGCTGATTCCCCAGTCCCTGGCCTACGCCCTGCTGGCCGGCCTGCCGGCCCAGGTTGGCCTGTACGCCAGTATTCTGCCCCTGGCGCTCTATGCGGTGTTCGGCACCAGCCGGACCCTGTCGGTGGGGCCGGTGGCGGTGGCATCCCTGATGACAGCAGCGGCGCTTGCCCCCCTGGCTGAAGCCGGTACGCCGGAATACGTGGCCGGTGCGGTTCTGCTGGCGGTCATGTCCGGCCTCATGCTGGCGCTGATGGGCATTTTACGGCTCGGGTTTCTGGCGAACTTTCTCAGCCACCCGGTGATTTCCGGGTTTATCACCGCCTCCGGCATTGTCATTGCCGCAAGCCAGCTCAAGCATATTTTCGGGGTTCAGGCCTCGGGCCATAACCTGCTTGAAATCGCCCGGTCGCTGTTGCTGTCGATTGGCCAGACCAATCCGGCCACCCTGGCGGTTGGCGCAGGGTCGCTGCTGTTCCTGATGCTGGCCCGAAAACGGTTGAAGCCGCTGCTGGTTACCCTGGGGCTGGCGCCGAGAATGGCGGATATCCTGACCAAAACCGCGCCCATTCTTGCGGTGTTGCTGACCACCCTGGTGGCCTGGCAGTTCCAGCTGGATGAGCGCGGTGTGCGCCTGGTGGGGGAGGTGCCGCGAGGGTTGCCGGCGCTTGCCCTGCCCAGCCTGGACATGGGGCTGTGGCAGCAGCTTGCGGTCAGCGCCTTGTTGATCAGCGTGGTGGGCTTTGTCGAATCGGTGTCTGTGGGGCAGACCCTGGCCGCCAAGCGCCGCCAGCGAATCGATCCGGACCAGGAGCTCGTTGGCCTGGGGGCCGCCAACCTGGGCGCCGGTTTTTCCGGCGGCATGCCGGTTACCGGCGGCTTCTCCCGCTCGGTGGTCAACTTCGATGCCGGTGCTGAGACGCCGGCGGCGGGCGCCTATGCGGCGGGGGGCATTGCCCTGGCGACCCTGTTCCTCACGCCGGCCATTGCCTACCTGCCCAAGGCGACCCTGGCAGCAACCATCATTGTGGCGGTGGCCACCCTGATCGACCTGCCGGCCCTGGGCCGCACCTGGCGCTACTCCCGTACTGATTTCGGCGCCATGCTCGCCACCATCATTCTGACCCTGGTGCACAGTGTCGAGGCGGGCATTATCGCCGGGGTGGCGCTCTCCATCGGGCTGTTCCTGTACCGTACCAGCCGCCCCCATTACGCCGTGGTCGGCCGGGTGCCCGGCACCGAGCATTTCCGCAATGTGCTGCGCCACAAGGTGGAGGTTTGCCCGACAGTAACCTTCCTGAGAGTGGACGAAAGCCTTTACTTCGCCAACGCCCGTTTCCTGGAGGAAACAGTGATGGACCTGATGATCCGGGAACCGGAGCTGAAAGACCTGGTGCTGGTGTGCCCGGCGGTGAATCTGGTGGATGCCTCCGCCCTGGAGAGTCTGGAGACGATCAACGAGCGTATGAAAGACGCGGGTATCCGGCTGCACCTGTCCGAGGTGAAAGGCCCGGTGATGGATAGGCTCAAGGGCACGCAGCTGCTTGCTCATCTCGGTGGCGAGGTCTTTCTGAGCACTTTTGAGGCCTGGCAGCGCCTCACCGGCCGTGGCCGGCTCGAATAA
- a CDS encoding energy-coupling factor ABC transporter permease produces the protein MGMTENLLSTSQWLTTLLLFLVILARALRSIDWQALRKDNALQHSFFGAAVVLGFVWQLRAGISPGLAIHVFGITVITLMLGWALAVLAGLLALVITVITGREPLLMFAANGLVTVMVPALVSHWVMLWERRKNFRNFFAYIFFCGFFGAGISVAVAGVVMCLMLWSSGVYTFDELVHEYLRYLPLFMIPEGFVNGTFVTGLMVFHPDRLTTLDQRRYR, from the coding sequence ATGGGTATGACTGAGAACCTGCTGTCGACCAGCCAGTGGCTTACCACCCTGCTGTTGTTCCTGGTGATTCTGGCCCGGGCACTGCGTTCCATCGACTGGCAGGCGTTGCGCAAGGATAACGCGCTCCAGCATTCGTTTTTCGGTGCGGCGGTGGTACTGGGCTTTGTCTGGCAGTTGCGGGCCGGGATCTCTCCCGGCCTGGCGATCCATGTGTTCGGTATCACCGTCATCACGTTGATGCTGGGGTGGGCGCTCGCAGTCCTGGCGGGCCTGCTGGCCCTGGTAATCACCGTGATTACTGGCCGTGAGCCATTGCTGATGTTTGCGGCCAATGGCCTGGTAACGGTGATGGTGCCAGCGCTCGTCAGCCACTGGGTCATGCTGTGGGAGCGCCGGAAGAACTTCCGGAACTTTTTCGCCTACATCTTTTTCTGCGGCTTCTTCGGCGCTGGCATTTCGGTGGCTGTCGCCGGTGTCGTCATGTGCCTGATGCTCTGGAGCAGTGGTGTTTACACCTTTGATGAACTGGTGCACGAGTACCTGCGTTATCTGCCCCTGTTCATGATCCCGGAAGGGTTTGTGAACGGCACCTTCGTGACCGGTCTGATGGTTTTTCACCCGGACCGGCTGACCACCCTCGATCAGCGGCGTTACCGATAG
- a CDS encoding putative bifunctional diguanylate cyclase/phosphodiesterase, with the protein MPRSPKTLQPPADIDPNRLALIAAATPNFLVMLDDAGRIEWVNPSFEEQTGYRLEEIRGRLPRDVLYGPETDPGTITRINQKLHRAEVIEEDILHYTRSGMPYWVHTYCVPIGTAQGVAPGFIAIQNNISDRKHSERGLRIAASVFDRSHEAILISDQSNRILDVNPAFSRITGYSRKEVLGLNPAILSSGRHSGDYYQSMWRSIEKTDHWRGEIWNRRKSGEEYVELLSISRVHLEEPGQYYHVAAFSDITALKNHARELDRAANYDDLTGLPNRQLLEERLRTARRHADRQHRSVSVCYLDLDGFKAINDRLGRSAGDQTLRTLSERLTRALRSGDTVARIGGDEFVLLLQGDDNHEAVYQRILATVGAPVAVGDQTITLTASLGITRYPEDNAEAEGLIRHAHQAMYSAKEKGRNQYHFFDPGLDEHRRHRRDQLVEITRALEHEEFELYFQPQIRITDGQLLGFEALIRWNHPEKGLVAPGDFLPIVENSHLEVPLGQWVLKEAIHQMNLWKSAGADLSVSINISAPHLMDRSFADYLESYLHSHPEVNPGRITLEVLESTALEDTKHASNVLARCRTLGLQVALDDFGTGFSSLTYLRTLPVDLIKIDQSFVRNMLDDASDHAIVESVIFLAQRFAHPVLAEGVETMEHARALRRMGCNFAQGYGIARPMPASEVLDWARQWQERLESGKHGDVLSPVLASGEGI; encoded by the coding sequence ATGCCCAGATCCCCGAAAACGCTTCAGCCACCCGCAGATATCGACCCCAATCGCCTTGCCCTGATTGCGGCGGCAACACCCAATTTCCTCGTGATGCTGGATGACGCCGGGCGCATCGAATGGGTGAACCCCAGTTTCGAAGAACAGACGGGCTACCGGCTTGAAGAAATCCGGGGGCGACTCCCGAGAGATGTGCTGTACGGCCCCGAGACCGACCCGGGTACCATCACGCGCATTAATCAGAAGCTGCACCGGGCCGAGGTTATCGAAGAGGACATCCTTCACTACACCCGTTCAGGAATGCCCTACTGGGTCCATACCTATTGCGTTCCTATTGGCACCGCACAGGGCGTTGCGCCCGGTTTCATTGCCATCCAGAACAACATTTCCGACCGCAAGCACAGTGAGCGGGGCCTGCGCATCGCCGCCAGCGTGTTTGACCGCAGCCACGAGGCCATCCTGATCTCTGATCAGTCCAACCGGATTCTCGATGTCAATCCGGCGTTCTCCCGGATCACCGGCTACAGCCGGAAAGAGGTCCTGGGGCTGAATCCCGCCATTCTCAGCTCCGGTCGGCATTCCGGCGATTACTACCAGTCGATGTGGCGGTCGATCGAAAAGACCGACCACTGGCGCGGCGAAATCTGGAACCGCCGCAAGAGCGGTGAAGAATACGTGGAACTGCTTTCCATCAGCCGGGTTCACCTGGAGGAGCCAGGCCAGTATTACCATGTGGCCGCATTTTCGGATATTACGGCCCTGAAGAATCATGCCAGAGAGCTGGATCGGGCCGCCAACTACGATGACCTGACCGGGCTGCCAAACCGGCAACTGCTGGAAGAACGGCTGCGCACGGCCCGCCGCCACGCCGACCGGCAACATCGCAGCGTCTCCGTATGCTATCTCGACCTGGACGGTTTCAAGGCCATCAACGACCGGCTGGGTCGCTCCGCCGGGGATCAGACCCTGCGCACCCTGTCCGAGCGGCTGACCCGGGCGTTGCGCAGCGGCGATACCGTGGCCCGGATTGGCGGCGACGAGTTTGTCCTCCTGTTGCAGGGCGATGACAACCACGAAGCGGTTTACCAGCGCATTCTGGCCACCGTCGGCGCTCCGGTGGCCGTGGGCGACCAGACCATCACACTCACTGCAAGTCTGGGCATCACCCGCTATCCGGAAGACAACGCGGAGGCGGAAGGCCTGATCCGCCATGCCCACCAGGCCATGTATTCGGCGAAAGAGAAGGGCCGCAACCAATACCACTTCTTCGACCCCGGTCTTGATGAGCATCGCCGGCATCGCCGCGATCAGCTGGTGGAAATCACCAGGGCCCTGGAACACGAGGAGTTCGAGCTGTATTTCCAGCCCCAGATCCGCATCACCGATGGCCAGTTACTGGGGTTTGAGGCCCTGATCCGTTGGAATCACCCTGAGAAGGGCCTGGTAGCACCGGGGGATTTCCTGCCCATCGTCGAAAACAGCCACCTGGAGGTGCCCCTGGGCCAGTGGGTGCTCAAGGAAGCGATTCACCAGATGAACCTGTGGAAGAGCGCGGGCGCTGATCTCTCGGTCAGCATCAATATCAGTGCGCCGCACCTGATGGACCGGAGTTTTGCGGATTACCTCGAGAGCTACCTGCACAGCCACCCGGAGGTCAACCCGGGGCGGATCACCCTGGAAGTGCTGGAATCGACCGCTCTTGAAGATACCAAGCATGCCAGCAACGTGCTGGCCCGATGCCGGACCCTGGGCCTGCAGGTGGCCCTGGATGACTTCGGCACCGGATTCTCATCGCTCACCTATCTGCGTACGCTGCCGGTGGATCTCATCAAGATCGACCAGAGTTTTGTGCGCAACATGCTTGACGACGCCAGCGACCACGCCATTGTGGAGAGCGTGATCTTCCTGGCCCAGCGCTTTGCTCACCCGGTTCTGGCGGAGGGGGTCGAAACCATGGAACATGCCCGGGCGCTGCGGCGAATGGGGTGCAACTTTGCCCAGGGCTACGGCATCGCCCGCCCGATGCCCGCCAGTGAGGTTCTGGACTGGGCGCGTCAGTGGCAGGAACGACTGGAGTCCGGTAAACACGGGGATGTGCTCAGCCCGGTTTTGGCGTCCGGCGAAGGGATCTGA
- a CDS encoding response regulator transcription factor, translating to MSEPQVWLLIDDDDAFLQVLQRSLSRQGIQASLAHSHQEAKATLAGEQFDRCVLDLNLAGESGLQLLPELLDMRPDLEILVLTGYGSIATAVEAMRRGAINYLCKPVTVNQLMAGFEPLDGPPDLRNAPPSVEEMEWEHIQRVLNGNEGNISATARALNMHRRTLQRKLQKHSRWRQ from the coding sequence GTGAGCGAACCGCAGGTCTGGCTGCTTATTGATGACGATGACGCCTTTCTGCAGGTGCTTCAGCGTTCCCTCAGTCGTCAGGGCATTCAAGCCAGCCTGGCCCACAGCCATCAGGAGGCGAAAGCAACATTGGCGGGCGAACAGTTTGACCGATGTGTCCTCGACCTGAATCTGGCCGGCGAAAGTGGCTTGCAATTGCTTCCGGAGCTTCTGGATATGCGCCCGGATCTGGAAATCCTCGTACTCACAGGTTACGGCAGCATCGCCACGGCGGTGGAGGCGATGCGACGGGGTGCCATCAATTACCTCTGCAAGCCGGTAACCGTCAACCAGCTGATGGCCGGGTTCGAGCCACTTGACGGACCACCGGACCTCCGGAATGCACCACCCTCAGTGGAAGAAATGGAGTGGGAACACATCCAGCGGGTCCTCAATGGAAACGAGGGCAATATCTCAGCTACCGCCCGGGCCCTGAATATGCACCGCCGTACGCTGCAACGGAAATTACAGAAGCATTCCCGCTGGCGGCAGTGA
- a CDS encoding sensor histidine kinase, with protein MEWLTHSQTGFQQAARYLLGMRLTIVALQLISIAVAETMVALAHRAEAVILPLAYGVLATLAWLWFTRRPPRSTQAVSLVLIVDLLMTGVWLYLTGGYTNPLVSLLLLPIAVAIVLVPLGQSIAVTVAGVAVYTSLVIWNTPVTHEHHSANLAQLHLVGMWVTFATTAAILLLVVGALARRLRQQQAQLAQIRETRLRDEQIIALGLSAAAVAHRLGTPLNTMTLLVEEMKSATPGGKPDADDLALMEQQLALCSGHLQQLSTAAMQARTAQLETLAARDWVARLRESATLLWPGAAIEWRQPAPDCAVAVDATLDQAVLNVLANAVTASPSWVAVAARKAADDRLELVVEDHGVGLESTPEGTLGDQVVNSENGLGVGLFLSNATIQRLGGTLKARVGSEGTTIIIDLPVAADRNSVAGEQV; from the coding sequence ATGGAATGGCTGACCCACTCACAGACCGGATTTCAACAGGCTGCCCGCTATCTGCTGGGCATGCGTTTGACGATTGTTGCGCTGCAGCTGATTTCGATCGCCGTGGCGGAAACCATGGTGGCCCTGGCACACCGCGCGGAAGCGGTGATTCTGCCCCTGGCCTACGGCGTTCTGGCAACCCTGGCCTGGCTCTGGTTTACCCGGCGCCCGCCGCGTTCGACGCAGGCGGTCAGTCTGGTGCTGATCGTCGATTTGCTGATGACCGGAGTCTGGCTTTACCTCACCGGCGGCTATACCAACCCTCTGGTTTCGCTGTTGCTGCTGCCCATTGCCGTTGCCATCGTGCTGGTGCCGCTGGGCCAGAGTATTGCCGTAACCGTTGCCGGGGTGGCGGTCTACACCTCCCTGGTGATCTGGAACACCCCGGTAACCCATGAACATCACAGCGCCAACCTGGCCCAGTTGCACCTGGTTGGCATGTGGGTCACCTTTGCCACAACCGCCGCCATCCTGCTCCTGGTTGTCGGTGCGCTGGCCCGTCGACTGCGCCAACAACAGGCCCAGCTTGCGCAGATACGGGAAACCCGGTTGCGGGATGAGCAAATCATTGCCCTTGGGCTCTCCGCAGCGGCTGTGGCCCATCGTCTGGGCACACCGCTGAATACCATGACGCTGCTGGTGGAGGAAATGAAATCCGCAACCCCCGGCGGCAAGCCGGATGCCGATGATCTTGCACTGATGGAACAGCAACTGGCCCTGTGCAGCGGCCATCTTCAACAGCTGTCCACGGCGGCCATGCAGGCCAGAACCGCGCAGCTGGAGACCCTGGCCGCCCGGGACTGGGTCGCGCGGCTGAGGGAATCAGCCACCCTGCTCTGGCCGGGAGCAGCCATTGAATGGCGGCAACCGGCACCGGACTGCGCTGTTGCTGTGGATGCCACGCTCGACCAGGCGGTGCTGAATGTGCTGGCCAATGCCGTCACCGCCAGTCCGTCCTGGGTTGCCGTTGCGGCCCGCAAAGCCGCCGACGACCGGCTGGAATTGGTTGTTGAAGACCATGGCGTTGGGCTTGAATCAACCCCTGAAGGCACGCTTGGTGACCAGGTGGTCAATTCGGAAAACGGTCTTGGGGTCGGATTATTCCTGTCCAACGCCACCATCCAGCGTCTCGGCGGCACGCTGAAAGCCCGGGTGGGTTCTGAGGGCACAACCATCATTATCGATCTGCCGGTCGCGGCAGACAGAAACAGCGTGGCGGGAGAACAAGTGTGA